From a region of the Sesamum indicum cultivar Zhongzhi No. 13 linkage group LG3, S_indicum_v1.0, whole genome shotgun sequence genome:
- the LOC105158641 gene encoding probable pectate lyase 8, whose amino-acid sequence MAMWEWKKSLSLFSVLLFVLLVGALARVQKDEATLNLSAAEKELQSSSTSTMAEKLEGLNEHAVDDPEEVARMVEMATRNSTERRKLGFFSCGTGNPIDDCWRCDPNWQRNRKRLADCGIGFGRNAIGGRDGRYYVVTDPGDDDAVNPKPGTLRHAVIQDEPLWIVFKRDMVITLKQELIMNSFKTIDGRGVNVHIANGACITIQFITNVIIHGLHIHDCKPTGNAMVRSSPSHYGWRTMADGDGISIFGSSHIWVDHNSLSNCADGLVDAVMGSTAITISNNYFTHHNEVMLLGHSDSYVRDKQMQVTIAYNHFGEGLIQRMPRCRHGYYHVVNNDYTHWEMYAIGGSADPTINSQGNRYLAPVNPFAKEVTKRVDTAEGQWKSWNWRSEGDLMLNGAYFTPSGAGASASYARASSLGAKSSSMVGTITAGAGALGCRRGRQC is encoded by the exons ATGGCAATGTGGGAGTGGAAGAAATCATTGTCTCTGTTTTCGGTGCTGCTGTTCGTGCTTCTCGTTGGAGCTCTTGCTAGAGTTCAAAAAGATGAAGCTACGCTGAATTTGag TGCTGCGGAGAAGGAGTTGCAGAGCTCTTCAACCTCAACAATGGCGGAAAA GTTGGAAGGTTTGAATGAACATGCAGTGGATGACCCAGAAGAGGTTGCAAGAATGGTTGAAAT GGCCACCAGAAACAGCACTGAGAGGCGAAAACTTGGGTTTTTCTCATGTGGAACTGGTAACCCTATTGATGACTGTTGGCGATGCGACCCCAATTGGCAGAGGAACCGGAAGCGGCTTGCTGACTGCGGTATTGGTTTTGGGCGCAATGCCATTGGTGGCCGTGATGGCCGATATTATGTTGTCACTGATCCAGGTGATGACGATGCCGTTAACCCCAAGCCTGGCACCTTGCGCCATGCTGTTATCCAGGATGAGCCTCTCTGGATCGTGTTCAAACGGGACATGGTCATAACATTGAAGCAAGAACTGATCATGAACAGCTTTAAGACAATAGATGGTCGTGGAGTCAATGTCCACATTGCTAATGGAGCATGCATCACAATCCAATTCATCACCAATGTCATCATCCATGGCCTCCACATCCACGATTGCAAACCAACTGGGAATGCTATGGTGAGAAGCTCACCTTCTCATTATGGTTGGAGGACTATGGCTGATGGTGATGGCATTTCTATCTTCGGGTCTAGCCACATTTGGGTGGATCATAATTCACTCTCAAACTGTGCTGACGGGCTTGTAGATGCTGTCATGGGATCCACTGCCATTACCATTTCCAACAATTATTTCACCCACCACAATGAG GTTATGCTATTGGGTCATAGTGATTCTTATGTGAGAGACAAGCAAATGCAAGTGACTATTGCATACAATCATTTTGGGGAGGGCCTCATCCAGAGAATGCCAAG GTGCAGACACGGATACTACCATGTGGTGAACAACGACTACACTCACTGGGAAATGTATGCCATAGGTGGAAGTGCAGACCCCACCATCAACAGCCAAGGCAACAGATACCTTGCACCAGTCAATCCCTTTGCAAAAGAG GTGACGAAGAGAGTGGATACAGCTGAAGGTCAATGGAAGAGTTGGAACTGGAGATCGGAAGGTGACCTAATGCTCAATGGGGCTTATTTCACCCCATCTGGAGCTGGAGCTTCAGCCAGCTATGCCAGAGCATCAAGCCTTGGAGCCAAGTCTTCCTCCATGGTTGGAACCATTACTGCTGGTGCTGGTGCCCTCGGTTGTCGTCGGGGCCGCCAGTGCTAA